Proteins encoded by one window of Chryseobacterium foetidum:
- the mazG gene encoding nucleoside triphosphate pyrophosphohydrolase, whose translation MNTRQEKLEAFGRLLDIMDDLREKCPWDQKQTLQTLRHLTLEETYELSDALLQEDLTEIKKELGDVLLHLVFYAKIGSEKESFDIADVINSLNEKLIFRHPHIYGNTEVKDEEEVKQNWEKLKLKEGNKSILGGVPKGLPSMVKAYRIQDKVKGIGFEFHDAEDAWKKVDEEIKEFHDETDLSKKEMELGDVFFSLINYARISGLNPDSALERTNLKFISRFQKMEELAAEAGLKLADMNLEEMDELWDKAKRKLKE comes from the coding sequence ATGAACACCAGACAGGAAAAACTCGAAGCTTTCGGAAGACTTTTAGATATTATGGATGATCTTCGTGAGAAATGTCCGTGGGATCAGAAACAGACGCTACAAACCCTTCGCCATCTGACTTTGGAAGAAACTTATGAGCTTTCTGATGCACTTTTGCAGGAAGATTTAACGGAAATAAAAAAAGAACTCGGCGATGTGCTTTTACATTTGGTTTTTTATGCCAAAATAGGTTCCGAAAAAGAAAGTTTCGATATTGCTGATGTCATCAATTCTTTAAATGAAAAACTGATTTTCCGTCATCCTCACATTTACGGCAATACCGAAGTGAAAGACGAGGAAGAAGTAAAACAAAACTGGGAAAAATTAAAATTAAAAGAGGGCAACAAATCTATTTTGGGTGGTGTTCCCAAAGGTTTGCCGAGCATGGTAAAAGCTTATCGAATTCAGGATAAAGTAAAAGGAATTGGTTTTGAATTTCACGATGCCGAAGATGCGTGGAAAAAAGTGGATGAGGAAATCAAAGAATTTCATGATGAAACCGATTTAAGTAAGAAAGAAATGGAACTGGGCGACGTATTTTTCTCCCTAATTAATTATGCCAGAATTTCAGGTTTAAATCCCGATTCTGCTTTGGAAAGAACCAATCTAAAATTCATATCAAGATTTCAGAAAATGGAAGAGCTTGCAGCTGAGGCAGGTTTAAAATTAGCTGATATGAATTTGGAGGAAATGGACGAACTTTGGGATAAAGCGAAAAGAAAATTGAAAGAATAA